From one Sparus aurata chromosome 16, fSpaAur1.1, whole genome shotgun sequence genomic stretch:
- the LOC115597555 gene encoding probable serine/threonine-protein kinase DDB_G0272254 isoform X1, whose protein sequence is MGKLNFYVLWSLRDAPRQFSSKSNRTCFQVHVPLPLPKHLVIFGLGEWKCSETSISVNVVVSAQGPAQKIGTLSAQARCLTWEGDWSDDIVKEAAEKGRRGVYGKIVLTVCGELQDKASVFSSTPLIQRKRLFPEQHNGTDLSNRMFHQSTANETITTNTSQMTTDTSHLGDSVCYAEIQVNKMDISESTMGNKPPVWPTITTNALQITTDTSHLGDSVCYAEIHVDKMDTSESTMGNKPPVWPTHKTPRRTVIGKRGHLTWSSEDMDSLAEDIDQASTPKKMRMNSHDEMTGQIKNYNREVSVCPSKRWSHTMCLSDPDTAILIGGETADQNYCKDSLWKLELDNDFWFPMNSSASGPIPPCARGHSATYDTDSKCVFVYGGLREGHRYSELYILNTLTWKWKLVTAKGNVPNLAYHSAAFYKKELFVFGGVQQSHSSGDKPCSNALYIFNPEFELWYQPIVEGERPLPRFGHSATLMSQKLVIFGGRKTATYLNDLHVLDLGFMEYTAVKCGNMPPLPRGFHAALPVSVNRILVSGGCSAIGALQDVHIFNTDTNMWSSVASPLLCNKPRAGHSMINLGCFTQTDAEKRKQGENVRVRCTVLVFGGSDCSGTFYNDTVKCTVDI, encoded by the exons ATGGGGAAGCTCAATTTCTATGTCCTCTGGTCTCTACGTGACGCTCCCCGGCAGTTCAGCAG CAAGTCCAACCGAACGTGCTTTCAGGTCCACGTCCCACTGCCTCTTCCCAAACACCTGGTCATATTTGGCCTTGGAGAATGGAAATGCAGTGAAACGTCAATATCTGTAAATGTTGTGGTCAGTGCACAAGGGCCAGCCCAGAAAATCGGGACCCTTTCGGCTCAAGCAAG GTGCCTGACCTGGGAGGGTGACTGGAGCGATGACATTGTCAAAGAGGCAGCAGAGAAAGGCAGGAGAGGAGTTTATGGCAAGATCGTGCTCACGGTGTGTGGAGAG CTGCAGGATAAAGCCAGTGTCTTCAGCAGTACTCCTCTGATTCAGCGGAAGCGCTTGTTCCCAGAACAACACAACGGCACTGATCTCTCTAATCGCATGTTCCATCAAAGCACTGCAAATGAAACG ATAACTACCAACACCTCGCAGATGACTACCGACACCTCACACTTGGGTGATAGTGTCTGCTATGCTGAGATCCAAGTAAATAAAATGGACATCAGTGAGTCCACCATGGGGAATAAGCCCCCAGTTTGGCCTACG ATAACTACCAACGCCTTACAGATAACTACTGACACCTCACACTTGGGTGACAGTGTTTGCTATGCTGAGATCCATGTAGATAAAATGGACACCAGTGAGTCCACCATGGGAAATAAGCCCCCAGTTTGGCCTACG CATAAGACACCCAGACGCACAGTTATTGGCAAGAGAGGCCACCTGACCTGGAGCTCCGAGGACATGGACAGTCTCGCAGAGGACATAGACCAGGCTTCAACCCCCAAGAAAATGAGGATGAACAGCCACGATGAAATGACAGGGCAGATAAAGAATTACAACAGAGAAG TTTCAGTGTGTCCATCAAAGCGCTGGAGCCACACGATGTGTCTCAGTGATCCAGACACAGCCATTCTCATCGGAGGAGAGACAGCGGATCAAAACTACTGCAAGGACTCCCTGTGGAAGCTCGAGTTAG ACAACGACTTCTGGTTTCCCATGAACTCCTCTGCTTCTGGACCCATACCCCCATGTGCTCGAGGACACTCTGCGACCTACGACACAGACTCCAAGTGTGTCTTTGTTTACGGAGGCCTGAGGGAGGGTCATCGCTACAGCGAGCTGTACATCCTCAATACTCTGACCTGGAAGTGGAAGCTTGTCACT GCAAAAGGAAATGTTCCAAATTTGGCATATCATTCTGCGGCATTTTATAAGAAAGAGCTTTTTGTCTTCGGTGGAGTTCAGCAGAGCCATTCCTCTGGGGATAAACCGTGCAGTAATGCTCTATACATCTTCAACCCAGAGTTTGAACTGTGGTACCAGCCAATTGTGGAGGGGGAAAGACCTCTTCCTCGGTTCGG ACACTCAGCCACACTGATGTCGCAGAAGTTGGTAATATTTGGTGGACGGAAGACTGCTACCTATCTTAATGATCTCCACGTTCTAGATCTGG GATTCATGGAGTACACAGCTGTGAAGTGTGGGAACATGCCACCGCTGCCTCGAGG GTTTCATGCAGCTCTGCCAGTTTCGGTCAACAGGATTTTGGTCAGTGGAGGATGCAGTGCAATAGGAGCCCTGCAGGATGTACATATTTTCAACACGG ACACCAACATGTGGAGCTCCGTGGCATCTCCTCTGCTTTGCAACAAGCCTCGTGCGGGACACAGCATGATCAATTTGGGCTGCTTCACCCAAACAGATGCTGAGAAGCGAAAACAAGGCGAAAATGTCAGGGTCCGCTGCACGGTGCTTGTGTTTGGTGGGTCGGACTGCTCCGGTACCTTCTACAACGACACAGTCAAGTGCACAGTGGACATTTAA
- the LOC115597555 gene encoding uncharacterized protein LOC115597555 isoform X5, giving the protein MGKLNFYVLWSLRDAPRQFSSKSNRTCFQVHVPLPLPKHLVIFGLGEWKCSETSISVNVVVSAQGPAQKIGTLSAQARCLTWEGDWSDDIVKEAAEKGRRGVYGKIVLTVCGELQDKASVFSSTPLIQRKRLFPEQHNGTDLSNRMFHQSTANETITTNTSQMTTDTSHLGDSVCYAEIQVNKMDISESTMGNKPPVWPTITTDTSHLGDSVCYAEIHVDKMDTSESTMGNKPPVWPTHKTPRRTVIGKRGHLTWSSEDMDSLAEDIDQASTPKKMRMNSHDEMTGQIKNYNREVSVCPSKRWSHTMCLSDPDTAILIGGETADQNYCKDSLWKLELDNDFWFPMNSSASGPIPPCARGHSATYDTDSKCVFVYGGLREGHRYSELYILNTLTWKWKLVTAKGNVPNLAYHSAAFYKKELFVFGGVQQSHSSGDKPCSNALYIFNPEFELWYQPIVEGERPLPRFGHSATLMSQKLVIFGGRKTATYLNDLHVLDLGFMEYTAVKCGNMPPLPRGFHAALPVSVNRILVSGGCSAIGALQDVHIFNTDTNMWSSVASPLLCNKPRAGHSMINLGCFTQTDAEKRKQGENVRVRCTVLVFGGSDCSGTFYNDTVKCTVDI; this is encoded by the exons ATGGGGAAGCTCAATTTCTATGTCCTCTGGTCTCTACGTGACGCTCCCCGGCAGTTCAGCAG CAAGTCCAACCGAACGTGCTTTCAGGTCCACGTCCCACTGCCTCTTCCCAAACACCTGGTCATATTTGGCCTTGGAGAATGGAAATGCAGTGAAACGTCAATATCTGTAAATGTTGTGGTCAGTGCACAAGGGCCAGCCCAGAAAATCGGGACCCTTTCGGCTCAAGCAAG GTGCCTGACCTGGGAGGGTGACTGGAGCGATGACATTGTCAAAGAGGCAGCAGAGAAAGGCAGGAGAGGAGTTTATGGCAAGATCGTGCTCACGGTGTGTGGAGAG CTGCAGGATAAAGCCAGTGTCTTCAGCAGTACTCCTCTGATTCAGCGGAAGCGCTTGTTCCCAGAACAACACAACGGCACTGATCTCTCTAATCGCATGTTCCATCAAAGCACTGCAAATGAAACG ATAACTACCAACACCTCGCAGATGACTACCGACACCTCACACTTGGGTGATAGTGTCTGCTATGCTGAGATCCAAGTAAATAAAATGGACATCAGTGAGTCCACCATGGGGAATAAGCCCCCAGTTTGGCCTACG ATAACTACTGACACCTCACACTTGGGTGACAGTGTTTGCTATGCTGAGATCCATGTAGATAAAATGGACACCAGTGAGTCCACCATGGGAAATAAGCCCCCAGTTTGGCCTACG CATAAGACACCCAGACGCACAGTTATTGGCAAGAGAGGCCACCTGACCTGGAGCTCCGAGGACATGGACAGTCTCGCAGAGGACATAGACCAGGCTTCAACCCCCAAGAAAATGAGGATGAACAGCCACGATGAAATGACAGGGCAGATAAAGAATTACAACAGAGAAG TTTCAGTGTGTCCATCAAAGCGCTGGAGCCACACGATGTGTCTCAGTGATCCAGACACAGCCATTCTCATCGGAGGAGAGACAGCGGATCAAAACTACTGCAAGGACTCCCTGTGGAAGCTCGAGTTAG ACAACGACTTCTGGTTTCCCATGAACTCCTCTGCTTCTGGACCCATACCCCCATGTGCTCGAGGACACTCTGCGACCTACGACACAGACTCCAAGTGTGTCTTTGTTTACGGAGGCCTGAGGGAGGGTCATCGCTACAGCGAGCTGTACATCCTCAATACTCTGACCTGGAAGTGGAAGCTTGTCACT GCAAAAGGAAATGTTCCAAATTTGGCATATCATTCTGCGGCATTTTATAAGAAAGAGCTTTTTGTCTTCGGTGGAGTTCAGCAGAGCCATTCCTCTGGGGATAAACCGTGCAGTAATGCTCTATACATCTTCAACCCAGAGTTTGAACTGTGGTACCAGCCAATTGTGGAGGGGGAAAGACCTCTTCCTCGGTTCGG ACACTCAGCCACACTGATGTCGCAGAAGTTGGTAATATTTGGTGGACGGAAGACTGCTACCTATCTTAATGATCTCCACGTTCTAGATCTGG GATTCATGGAGTACACAGCTGTGAAGTGTGGGAACATGCCACCGCTGCCTCGAGG GTTTCATGCAGCTCTGCCAGTTTCGGTCAACAGGATTTTGGTCAGTGGAGGATGCAGTGCAATAGGAGCCCTGCAGGATGTACATATTTTCAACACGG ACACCAACATGTGGAGCTCCGTGGCATCTCCTCTGCTTTGCAACAAGCCTCGTGCGGGACACAGCATGATCAATTTGGGCTGCTTCACCCAAACAGATGCTGAGAAGCGAAAACAAGGCGAAAATGTCAGGGTCCGCTGCACGGTGCTTGTGTTTGGTGGGTCGGACTGCTCCGGTACCTTCTACAACGACACAGTCAAGTGCACAGTGGACATTTAA
- the LOC115597555 gene encoding uncharacterized protein LOC115597555 isoform X9 has protein sequence MGKLNFYVLWSLRDAPRQFSSKSNRTCFQVHVPLPLPKHLVIFGLGEWKCSETSISVNVVVSAQGPAQKIGTLSAQARCLTWEGDWSDDIVKEAAEKGRRGVYGKIVLTVCGEDKASVFSSTPLIQRKRLFPEQHNGTDLSNRMFHQSTANETITTNALQITTDTSHLGDSVCYAEIHVDKMDTSESTMGNKPPVWPTHKTPRRTVIGKRGHLTWSSEDMDSLAEDIDQASTPKKMRMNSHDEMTGQIKNYNREVSVCPSKRWSHTMCLSDPDTAILIGGETADQNYCKDSLWKLELDNDFWFPMNSSASGPIPPCARGHSATYDTDSKCVFVYGGLREGHRYSELYILNTLTWKWKLVTAKGNVPNLAYHSAAFYKKELFVFGGVQQSHSSGDKPCSNALYIFNPEFELWYQPIVEGERPLPRFGHSATLMSQKLVIFGGRKTATYLNDLHVLDLGFMEYTAVKCGNMPPLPRGFHAALPVSVNRILVSGGCSAIGALQDVHIFNTDTNMWSSVASPLLCNKPRAGHSMINLGCFTQTDAEKRKQGENVRVRCTVLVFGGSDCSGTFYNDTVKCTVDI, from the exons ATGGGGAAGCTCAATTTCTATGTCCTCTGGTCTCTACGTGACGCTCCCCGGCAGTTCAGCAG CAAGTCCAACCGAACGTGCTTTCAGGTCCACGTCCCACTGCCTCTTCCCAAACACCTGGTCATATTTGGCCTTGGAGAATGGAAATGCAGTGAAACGTCAATATCTGTAAATGTTGTGGTCAGTGCACAAGGGCCAGCCCAGAAAATCGGGACCCTTTCGGCTCAAGCAAG GTGCCTGACCTGGGAGGGTGACTGGAGCGATGACATTGTCAAAGAGGCAGCAGAGAAAGGCAGGAGAGGAGTTTATGGCAAGATCGTGCTCACGGTGTGTGGAGAG GATAAAGCCAGTGTCTTCAGCAGTACTCCTCTGATTCAGCGGAAGCGCTTGTTCCCAGAACAACACAACGGCACTGATCTCTCTAATCGCATGTTCCATCAAAGCACTGCAAATGAAACG ATAACTACCAACGCCTTACAGATAACTACTGACACCTCACACTTGGGTGACAGTGTTTGCTATGCTGAGATCCATGTAGATAAAATGGACACCAGTGAGTCCACCATGGGAAATAAGCCCCCAGTTTGGCCTACG CATAAGACACCCAGACGCACAGTTATTGGCAAGAGAGGCCACCTGACCTGGAGCTCCGAGGACATGGACAGTCTCGCAGAGGACATAGACCAGGCTTCAACCCCCAAGAAAATGAGGATGAACAGCCACGATGAAATGACAGGGCAGATAAAGAATTACAACAGAGAAG TTTCAGTGTGTCCATCAAAGCGCTGGAGCCACACGATGTGTCTCAGTGATCCAGACACAGCCATTCTCATCGGAGGAGAGACAGCGGATCAAAACTACTGCAAGGACTCCCTGTGGAAGCTCGAGTTAG ACAACGACTTCTGGTTTCCCATGAACTCCTCTGCTTCTGGACCCATACCCCCATGTGCTCGAGGACACTCTGCGACCTACGACACAGACTCCAAGTGTGTCTTTGTTTACGGAGGCCTGAGGGAGGGTCATCGCTACAGCGAGCTGTACATCCTCAATACTCTGACCTGGAAGTGGAAGCTTGTCACT GCAAAAGGAAATGTTCCAAATTTGGCATATCATTCTGCGGCATTTTATAAGAAAGAGCTTTTTGTCTTCGGTGGAGTTCAGCAGAGCCATTCCTCTGGGGATAAACCGTGCAGTAATGCTCTATACATCTTCAACCCAGAGTTTGAACTGTGGTACCAGCCAATTGTGGAGGGGGAAAGACCTCTTCCTCGGTTCGG ACACTCAGCCACACTGATGTCGCAGAAGTTGGTAATATTTGGTGGACGGAAGACTGCTACCTATCTTAATGATCTCCACGTTCTAGATCTGG GATTCATGGAGTACACAGCTGTGAAGTGTGGGAACATGCCACCGCTGCCTCGAGG GTTTCATGCAGCTCTGCCAGTTTCGGTCAACAGGATTTTGGTCAGTGGAGGATGCAGTGCAATAGGAGCCCTGCAGGATGTACATATTTTCAACACGG ACACCAACATGTGGAGCTCCGTGGCATCTCCTCTGCTTTGCAACAAGCCTCGTGCGGGACACAGCATGATCAATTTGGGCTGCTTCACCCAAACAGATGCTGAGAAGCGAAAACAAGGCGAAAATGTCAGGGTCCGCTGCACGGTGCTTGTGTTTGGTGGGTCGGACTGCTCCGGTACCTTCTACAACGACACAGTCAAGTGCACAGTGGACATTTAA
- the LOC115597555 gene encoding acyl-CoA-binding domain-containing protein 5 isoform X10, giving the protein MGKLNFYVLWSLRDAPRQFSSKSNRTCFQVHVPLPLPKHLVIFGLGEWKCSETSISVNVVVSAQGPAQKIGTLSAQARCLTWEGDWSDDIVKEAAEKGRRGVYGKIVLTDKASVFSSTPLIQRKRLFPEQHNGTDLSNRMFHQSTANETITTNALQITTDTSHLGDSVCYAEIHVDKMDTSESTMGNKPPVWPTHKTPRRTVIGKRGHLTWSSEDMDSLAEDIDQASTPKKMRMNSHDEMTGQIKNYNREVSVCPSKRWSHTMCLSDPDTAILIGGETADQNYCKDSLWKLELDNDFWFPMNSSASGPIPPCARGHSATYDTDSKCVFVYGGLREGHRYSELYILNTLTWKWKLVTAKGNVPNLAYHSAAFYKKELFVFGGVQQSHSSGDKPCSNALYIFNPEFELWYQPIVEGERPLPRFGHSATLMSQKLVIFGGRKTATYLNDLHVLDLGFMEYTAVKCGNMPPLPRGFHAALPVSVNRILVSGGCSAIGALQDVHIFNTDTNMWSSVASPLLCNKPRAGHSMINLGCFTQTDAEKRKQGENVRVRCTVLVFGGSDCSGTFYNDTVKCTVDI; this is encoded by the exons ATGGGGAAGCTCAATTTCTATGTCCTCTGGTCTCTACGTGACGCTCCCCGGCAGTTCAGCAG CAAGTCCAACCGAACGTGCTTTCAGGTCCACGTCCCACTGCCTCTTCCCAAACACCTGGTCATATTTGGCCTTGGAGAATGGAAATGCAGTGAAACGTCAATATCTGTAAATGTTGTGGTCAGTGCACAAGGGCCAGCCCAGAAAATCGGGACCCTTTCGGCTCAAGCAAG GTGCCTGACCTGGGAGGGTGACTGGAGCGATGACATTGTCAAAGAGGCAGCAGAGAAAGGCAGGAGAGGAGTTTATGGCAAGATCGTGCTCACG GATAAAGCCAGTGTCTTCAGCAGTACTCCTCTGATTCAGCGGAAGCGCTTGTTCCCAGAACAACACAACGGCACTGATCTCTCTAATCGCATGTTCCATCAAAGCACTGCAAATGAAACG ATAACTACCAACGCCTTACAGATAACTACTGACACCTCACACTTGGGTGACAGTGTTTGCTATGCTGAGATCCATGTAGATAAAATGGACACCAGTGAGTCCACCATGGGAAATAAGCCCCCAGTTTGGCCTACG CATAAGACACCCAGACGCACAGTTATTGGCAAGAGAGGCCACCTGACCTGGAGCTCCGAGGACATGGACAGTCTCGCAGAGGACATAGACCAGGCTTCAACCCCCAAGAAAATGAGGATGAACAGCCACGATGAAATGACAGGGCAGATAAAGAATTACAACAGAGAAG TTTCAGTGTGTCCATCAAAGCGCTGGAGCCACACGATGTGTCTCAGTGATCCAGACACAGCCATTCTCATCGGAGGAGAGACAGCGGATCAAAACTACTGCAAGGACTCCCTGTGGAAGCTCGAGTTAG ACAACGACTTCTGGTTTCCCATGAACTCCTCTGCTTCTGGACCCATACCCCCATGTGCTCGAGGACACTCTGCGACCTACGACACAGACTCCAAGTGTGTCTTTGTTTACGGAGGCCTGAGGGAGGGTCATCGCTACAGCGAGCTGTACATCCTCAATACTCTGACCTGGAAGTGGAAGCTTGTCACT GCAAAAGGAAATGTTCCAAATTTGGCATATCATTCTGCGGCATTTTATAAGAAAGAGCTTTTTGTCTTCGGTGGAGTTCAGCAGAGCCATTCCTCTGGGGATAAACCGTGCAGTAATGCTCTATACATCTTCAACCCAGAGTTTGAACTGTGGTACCAGCCAATTGTGGAGGGGGAAAGACCTCTTCCTCGGTTCGG ACACTCAGCCACACTGATGTCGCAGAAGTTGGTAATATTTGGTGGACGGAAGACTGCTACCTATCTTAATGATCTCCACGTTCTAGATCTGG GATTCATGGAGTACACAGCTGTGAAGTGTGGGAACATGCCACCGCTGCCTCGAGG GTTTCATGCAGCTCTGCCAGTTTCGGTCAACAGGATTTTGGTCAGTGGAGGATGCAGTGCAATAGGAGCCCTGCAGGATGTACATATTTTCAACACGG ACACCAACATGTGGAGCTCCGTGGCATCTCCTCTGCTTTGCAACAAGCCTCGTGCGGGACACAGCATGATCAATTTGGGCTGCTTCACCCAAACAGATGCTGAGAAGCGAAAACAAGGCGAAAATGTCAGGGTCCGCTGCACGGTGCTTGTGTTTGGTGGGTCGGACTGCTCCGGTACCTTCTACAACGACACAGTCAAGTGCACAGTGGACATTTAA
- the LOC115597555 gene encoding uncharacterized protein LOC115597555 isoform X7, giving the protein MGKLNFYVLWSLRDAPRQFSSKSNRTCFQVHVPLPLPKHLVIFGLGEWKCSETSISVNVVVSAQGPAQKIGTLSAQARCLTWEGDWSDDIVKEAAEKGRRGVYGKIVLTVCGELQDKASVFSSTPLIQRKRLFPEQHNGTDLSNRMFHQSTANETITTNALQITTDTSHLGDSVCYAEIHVDKMDTSESTMGNKPPVWPTHKTPRRTVIGKRGHLTWSSEDMDSLAEDIDQASTPKKMRMNSHDEMTGQIKNYNREVSVCPSKRWSHTMCLSDPDTAILIGGETADQNYCKDSLWKLELDNDFWFPMNSSASGPIPPCARGHSATYDTDSKCVFVYGGLREGHRYSELYILNTLTWKWKLVTAKGNVPNLAYHSAAFYKKELFVFGGVQQSHSSGDKPCSNALYIFNPEFELWYQPIVEGERPLPRFGHSATLMSQKLVIFGGRKTATYLNDLHVLDLGFMEYTAVKCGNMPPLPRGFHAALPVSVNRILVSGGCSAIGALQDVHIFNTDTNMWSSVASPLLCNKPRAGHSMINLGCFTQTDAEKRKQGENVRVRCTVLVFGGSDCSGTFYNDTVKCTVDI; this is encoded by the exons ATGGGGAAGCTCAATTTCTATGTCCTCTGGTCTCTACGTGACGCTCCCCGGCAGTTCAGCAG CAAGTCCAACCGAACGTGCTTTCAGGTCCACGTCCCACTGCCTCTTCCCAAACACCTGGTCATATTTGGCCTTGGAGAATGGAAATGCAGTGAAACGTCAATATCTGTAAATGTTGTGGTCAGTGCACAAGGGCCAGCCCAGAAAATCGGGACCCTTTCGGCTCAAGCAAG GTGCCTGACCTGGGAGGGTGACTGGAGCGATGACATTGTCAAAGAGGCAGCAGAGAAAGGCAGGAGAGGAGTTTATGGCAAGATCGTGCTCACGGTGTGTGGAGAG CTGCAGGATAAAGCCAGTGTCTTCAGCAGTACTCCTCTGATTCAGCGGAAGCGCTTGTTCCCAGAACAACACAACGGCACTGATCTCTCTAATCGCATGTTCCATCAAAGCACTGCAAATGAAACG ATAACTACCAACGCCTTACAGATAACTACTGACACCTCACACTTGGGTGACAGTGTTTGCTATGCTGAGATCCATGTAGATAAAATGGACACCAGTGAGTCCACCATGGGAAATAAGCCCCCAGTTTGGCCTACG CATAAGACACCCAGACGCACAGTTATTGGCAAGAGAGGCCACCTGACCTGGAGCTCCGAGGACATGGACAGTCTCGCAGAGGACATAGACCAGGCTTCAACCCCCAAGAAAATGAGGATGAACAGCCACGATGAAATGACAGGGCAGATAAAGAATTACAACAGAGAAG TTTCAGTGTGTCCATCAAAGCGCTGGAGCCACACGATGTGTCTCAGTGATCCAGACACAGCCATTCTCATCGGAGGAGAGACAGCGGATCAAAACTACTGCAAGGACTCCCTGTGGAAGCTCGAGTTAG ACAACGACTTCTGGTTTCCCATGAACTCCTCTGCTTCTGGACCCATACCCCCATGTGCTCGAGGACACTCTGCGACCTACGACACAGACTCCAAGTGTGTCTTTGTTTACGGAGGCCTGAGGGAGGGTCATCGCTACAGCGAGCTGTACATCCTCAATACTCTGACCTGGAAGTGGAAGCTTGTCACT GCAAAAGGAAATGTTCCAAATTTGGCATATCATTCTGCGGCATTTTATAAGAAAGAGCTTTTTGTCTTCGGTGGAGTTCAGCAGAGCCATTCCTCTGGGGATAAACCGTGCAGTAATGCTCTATACATCTTCAACCCAGAGTTTGAACTGTGGTACCAGCCAATTGTGGAGGGGGAAAGACCTCTTCCTCGGTTCGG ACACTCAGCCACACTGATGTCGCAGAAGTTGGTAATATTTGGTGGACGGAAGACTGCTACCTATCTTAATGATCTCCACGTTCTAGATCTGG GATTCATGGAGTACACAGCTGTGAAGTGTGGGAACATGCCACCGCTGCCTCGAGG GTTTCATGCAGCTCTGCCAGTTTCGGTCAACAGGATTTTGGTCAGTGGAGGATGCAGTGCAATAGGAGCCCTGCAGGATGTACATATTTTCAACACGG ACACCAACATGTGGAGCTCCGTGGCATCTCCTCTGCTTTGCAACAAGCCTCGTGCGGGACACAGCATGATCAATTTGGGCTGCTTCACCCAAACAGATGCTGAGAAGCGAAAACAAGGCGAAAATGTCAGGGTCCGCTGCACGGTGCTTGTGTTTGGTGGGTCGGACTGCTCCGGTACCTTCTACAACGACACAGTCAAGTGCACAGTGGACATTTAA